A stretch of Elgaria multicarinata webbii isolate HBS135686 ecotype San Diego chromosome 5, rElgMul1.1.pri, whole genome shotgun sequence DNA encodes these proteins:
- the GTPBP8 gene encoding GTP-binding protein 8, producing MKVLNWLLKDCMAFEKPWAKMSQLPKPSSVPMFSCLQRRHLVMKSRIPIKNASFSEVLQLREKQLTRTAFPLQDLAKYMLPNVDTSCFQMFSPNHNDIHRAELLFIPSRQHTIDFFTSAVRMDHVPQLSQPEVCFLGRSNVGKSSLIKALFSLAPDVEVRVSKTPGHTKKIHFFKVGKFFTLVDMPGYGYRAPEDFVDMVEPYLNQRQNLKRTFLLVDGEVGIQEMDNIAFEMLEEFGIPYVVVLTKIDKAPKAVMAKNVLQIQDFVKKNTQSCFPQLFPVSSLYYSGIHVLRCFIAHITGHLPLST from the exons atgaaggtACTGAATTGGCTGCTGAAGGATTGTATGGCTTTTGAAAAGCCATGGGCAAAGATGTCCCAGTTACCAAAACCAAGCAGTGTTCCAATGTTTAGCTGCCTGCAACGGAGACATCTTGTGATGAAAAGCAGAATCCCTATCAAAAATGCTTCATTTTCTGAAGTTCTGCAGTTACGGGAAAAACAATTGACTAGAACGGCCTTCCCTCTCCAAGATCTGGCAAAATATATGCTCCCTAATGTGGACACATCATGCTTTCAAATGTTCAGTCCTAACCACAATGACATCCACAGGGCAGAGCTGCTGTTCATCCCATCACGTCAACACACCATTGATTTTTTCACTTCTGCTGTCCGGATGGACCATGTCCCACAATTATCACAGCCTGAG GTTTGCTTTTTAGGAAGAAGCAACGTTGGAAAATCCTCCTTAATAAAAGCCTTGTTTTCATTGGCCCCTGATGTTGAAGTCAGAGTTTCCAAAACTCCA GGTCACACAAAGAaaattcatttcttcaaagtgggaaAATTCTTTACTTTGGTGGATATGCCAGGCTATGGTTATAGAGCACCAGAAGATTTTGTGGACATGGTGGAGCCTTATTTAAATCAGCGTCAGAA TTTGAAACGGACATTCTTATTAGTGGATGGCGAAGTAGGAATTCAGGAAATGGACAACATTGCTTTTGAAATGTTGGAAGAATTTGGGATCCCTTATGTT gtTGTATTAACAAAAATTGACAAAGCACCAAAAGCAGTGATGGCAAAAAATGTGTTACAAATTCAAGACTTcgtaaagaaaaacacacaatcgTGCTTTCCTCAACTTTTTCCAGTCAG TTCTTTGTATTATTCTGGAATCCATGTACTGAGATGCTTTATAGCACATATTACTGGACATCTTCCCTTATCCACTTGA
- the TAF13 gene encoding transcription initiation factor TFIID subunit 13, whose protein sequence is MADEEEDPPFEEDTEEAGGGPDGGQGKRKRLFSKELRCMMYGFGDDQNPYTESVDILEDLVIEFITEMTHKAMSIGRQGRVQVEDIVFLIRKDPRKFARVKDLLTMNEELKRARKAFDEANYGS, encoded by the exons ATGGCGGACGAAGAGGAGGATCCGCCT TTTGAAGAAGATACGGAAGAAGCTGGAGGAGGGCCAGATGGTGGACAGGGCAAAAGGAAGCGGCTATTCTCCAAAGAAT TGAGATGTATGATGTATGGATTTGGAGATGACCAGAACCCGTACACAGAGTCGGTAGATATTCTTGAAGACCTAGTCATAGAATTCATCACAGAAATG ACCCACAAAGCAATGTCTATTGGACGGCAAGGTCGAGTACAAGTTGAAGATATCGTCTTCTTGATCCGTAAAGACCCCAGGAAGTTTGCCCGTGTAAAAGACTTGTTAACAATGAATGAAGAACTGAAACGGGCCAGGAAAGCATTTGATGAAGCAAACTATGGCTCTTGA